A DNA window from Molothrus ater isolate BHLD 08-10-18 breed brown headed cowbird chromosome 2, BPBGC_Mater_1.1, whole genome shotgun sequence contains the following coding sequences:
- the POLR1D gene encoding protein POLR1D: protein MEEDPELERKAVEELLKEAKRGRTRAETMGAMGWLKCPLAGTNKRFLINTIKNTLPSQKEQDQEREQKEDDKESEPNKSRKEEKPKKRRIHPYTPSFQSRRRVSYSPPRHQSRNQHTKDKHEKRSSKR, encoded by the exons ATGGAGGAGGACCCGGAGCTGGAGAG GAAGGCTGTGGAAGAGTTACTTAAAGAGGCAAAACGTGGGAGAACCAGAGCTGAAACAATGGGAGCTATGGGTTG GTTGAAATGTCCTCTTGCTGGTACAAATAAAAGATTTCTTATTAATACCATCAAAAACACGTTGCCATCTCAAAAAGAGCAAGACCAAGAGCGAGAGCAAAAGGAAGATGATAAGGAGTCTGAGccaaacaaaagcaggaaagaagaaaaaccaaagaaacGCAGAATCCACCCGTATACACCCAGCTTTCAATCCAGAAGGAGGGTCAGCTACTCTCCTCCAAGGCACCAAAGCAGGAACCAGCACACCAAGGATAAACATGAAAAGAGATCAAGCAAGCGATGA